From Glycine soja cultivar W05 chromosome 4, ASM419377v2, whole genome shotgun sequence, the proteins below share one genomic window:
- the LOC114410711 gene encoding uncharacterized protein LOC114410711, with protein MARAPDKIKSIDGSKETLKLAVRIIDLWFIGIPSKSKQAEMVIVDSNGDEIHVVCKQDQLQSWKADLKENSTYVMHNFKVLKNDDQFRVCDHPYKLAFTGFTVVRPSDLDSLPFRKLKFADFSNVIAGDFQTGLFVDIIGVVDEVVFWHVSSNNTRVVFKIKDLSGQVLSCPLWENYCLQFLANLNDFEDATPIVILLTHVRIKERQVSNSLKASKLMINKLVLEIQEFSERLSDSGIEVKSVLAPPGQTSSELSGSS; from the exons ATGGCACGTGCTCCTGATAAGATTAAGTCGATtgatggatcaaaagaaactctGAAACTTGCTGTAAGGATCATTGATCTTTGGTTCATTGGGATCCCCAGCAAGTCCAAACAGGCTGAAATGGTTATTGTTGATTCTAAT GGAGATGAAATCCATGTTGTTTGTAAACAAGATCAGCTGCAGTCTTGGAAGGCTGATTTGAAGGAAAATTCTACTTATGTCATGCATAATTTTAAAGTGCTGAAGAATGATGATCAATTCAGAGTCTGTGATCATCCATATAAATTAGCTTTTACTGGATTTACTGTTGTTAGGCCATCCGATTTGGATTCCCTTCCTTTTAGGAAACTTAAATTTGCTGATTTTTCTAATGTCATTGCCGGTGATTTTCAAACTGGCCTGTTTGTTG ATATTATTGGTGTGGTTGATGAAGTGGTGTTCTGGCATGTCTCCTCAAATAATACCAgggttgttttcaaaatcaaggACTTGAG TGGCCAAGTGCTATCTTGCCCTCTTTGGGAAAATTACTGCTTGCAGTTCTTAGCTAACTTGAATGACTTTGAAGATGCTACGCCCATTGTTATCCTTTTGACACATGTCAGAATCAAAGAAAGGCAGG TGAGTAATTCTTTGAAAGCTTCAAAACTAATGATCAACAAACTTGTGTTGGAAATACAAGAGTTCAGTGAGAG GCTTTCTGATTCAGGAATTGAGGTCAAATCAGTTTTGGCTCCTCCTGGCCAAACTAGTTCAGAACTTTCAGGATCGAGTTAG